The following proteins are encoded in a genomic region of Thermus sp. LT1-2-5:
- the gatB gene encoding Asp-tRNA(Asn)/Glu-tRNA(Gln) amidotransferase subunit GatB, with protein MYEAVIGLEVHLHLKTRTKAFCGCQADYFGAEPNTHVCPICLGLPGTLPVPNRKAVEFGLRLALALESRVPETLVFHRKNYFYPDLPKNYQISQYDLPLGQGGFLPLGDRRVRIKRLHLEEDAGKSLHLEGCTLLDLNRAGSPLIELVTEPDLHSPEEARLFLQRIQALVQTLGISEASPEEGKLRADVNVSVRRVGEPLGTKVEIKNLNSFKSVQRALEYEIRRQTEILRRGEKVKQATLGFEEGSGKTYPMRTKEEEADYRYFPEPDIPPIPIPRSWLQEVQAHLPELPWQKEARYRALGIKAKDAEVLAYSPALARFLDRALALREASPQALANWLLADVAGLLNERGLALEETRLTPEALSRLVALFERGEVTSRVAKALLPEVLEGQDPEVLVRERGLRVVADEGALKGVVAEVLAAMPEAVESVRQGKLKALDALVGQVMKRTKGQARPDLVRRLLQEALGVG; from the coding sequence ATGTACGAAGCCGTCATCGGCCTCGAGGTCCACCTTCACCTGAAAACAAGGACCAAGGCCTTTTGCGGCTGCCAAGCCGACTACTTTGGGGCCGAGCCCAACACCCACGTCTGCCCCATCTGCCTGGGCCTGCCCGGCACCCTGCCCGTGCCCAACCGAAAGGCGGTGGAGTTCGGCCTGCGCCTGGCCTTGGCCTTGGAAAGCCGGGTACCGGAAACCCTGGTCTTCCACCGCAAGAACTACTTCTACCCCGACCTGCCCAAGAACTACCAGATCAGCCAGTACGACCTTCCCCTGGGCCAAGGGGGCTTCCTGCCCTTGGGGGATAGAAGGGTACGCATCAAGCGCCTCCACCTGGAAGAGGACGCCGGGAAAAGCCTCCACCTGGAAGGCTGCACCCTTCTGGACCTGAACCGGGCGGGAAGCCCCCTTATCGAGCTCGTGACCGAACCCGACCTCCACTCCCCCGAGGAGGCCCGGCTTTTCCTGCAGCGGATCCAGGCCCTGGTGCAGACCCTGGGCATCTCCGAGGCGAGCCCGGAGGAGGGCAAGCTCCGGGCCGACGTCAACGTTTCCGTGCGCCGGGTGGGGGAACCTTTGGGTACCAAGGTGGAGATCAAAAACCTCAACTCCTTCAAAAGCGTGCAGCGGGCCTTGGAGTACGAGATCCGCCGCCAAACCGAGATCCTCCGGCGGGGGGAGAAGGTAAAGCAGGCCACCCTGGGCTTTGAGGAGGGAAGCGGCAAAACCTACCCCATGCGCACCAAGGAGGAAGAGGCGGACTACCGCTACTTCCCCGAGCCCGATATCCCCCCCATCCCCATCCCTCGGTCCTGGCTTCAGGAGGTCCAGGCCCACCTGCCGGAGCTCCCTTGGCAGAAGGAAGCCCGCTACCGCGCGCTAGGCATCAAGGCAAAGGACGCCGAGGTCCTGGCCTATAGCCCCGCCCTGGCCCGCTTCCTGGACCGGGCCCTGGCGCTTCGGGAAGCCTCCCCCCAGGCCCTGGCCAACTGGCTTCTGGCCGATGTGGCGGGGCTTTTAAACGAGCGCGGCCTGGCCTTGGAGGAAACCCGCCTCACCCCCGAGGCCCTTTCCCGCCTGGTGGCCCTCTTCGAACGGGGGGAGGTGACAAGCCGGGTGGCCAAGGCCCTCCTCCCCGAGGTCCTGGAGGGCCAAGACCCCGAGGTCTTGGTGCGGGAGCGGGGGCTAAGGGTGGTGGCGGACGAAGGCGCCCTCAAAGGGGTGGTGGCGGAGGTCCTCGCCGCCATGCCCGAGGCGGTGGAAAGCGTCCGCCAAGGCAAGCTCAAGGCCTTGGACGCCCTGGTGGGCCAGGTGATGAAGAGGACCAAAGGCCAGGCCCGGCCCGACCTGGTGCGCCGCCTCCTCCAGGAGGCCCTTGGGGTAGGATAA